One Desmodus rotundus isolate HL8 chromosome 4, HLdesRot8A.1, whole genome shotgun sequence DNA segment encodes these proteins:
- the CSN3 gene encoding LOW QUALITY PROTEIN: kappa-casein (The sequence of the model RefSeq protein was modified relative to this genomic sequence to represent the inferred CDS: inserted 3 bases in 2 codons; substituted 1 base at 1 genomic stop codon), with amino-acid sequence MKNFFLVVNILALTLPFLCHENEXRLFNQKTVKYIPIHYVLKSYPHFELNYYQNRPAVPINNQYVPHPYYAKQXVRSRSQIPQWQVLPIIYPPIGVGHPYPHPXFIAIPPKKIQDKTVIPTVNTIAAVEPTPTPNIQPTIVVIPEASSEFITSTPEATTVTFTSPAF; translated from the exons atgaagaatttttttctagttgTGAATATCCTGGCATTAACCCTGCCATTTTTG TGTCATGAAAATGA AAGACTGTTCAATCAAAAGACAGTCAAATATATTCCAATTCATTATGTTCTGAAGAGCTATCCTCACTTTGAACTCAATTACTACCAGAATAGACCAGCTGTACCAATTAATAACCAATATGTGCCTCACCCATACTATGCAAAAC GTGTCAGATCACGTTCCCAAATTCCTCAATGGCAAGTCCTGCCAATTATCTACCCTCCCATTGGGGTAGGGCACCCATACCCGCATCCATGATTTATTGCCATTCCCCCAAAGAAAATTCAGGACAAAACAGTCATCCCTACTGTCAACACCATTGCTGCTGTTGAACCTACACCTACTCCTAACATTCAACCAACAATTGTAGTTATTCCAGAAGCTTCCTCAGAATTCATCACAAGCACACCTGAGGCTACCACAGTCACATTTACTTCACCTGCGTTCTAA